One Candidatus Melainabacteria bacterium DNA segment encodes these proteins:
- a CDS encoding gliding-motility protein MglA, translating to MAMINLFTREINCKIVYYGTGLGGKTANLKFIYSQLAPQTRGDFISLATETERTLFFDYFGLDLGTVQGFKTRFSMYTVPGQVEYNASRKLILNGADGIIFVADSDIVRRQENIDALENMKENLESYGLSLQSVPYVLQYNKRDLTSAMSLEMMESDLNPTGKVVSFESIASTGPGVFTTLKQISKQILNRLQ from the coding sequence ATGGCAATGATAAATCTGTTCACTAGAGAAATTAACTGTAAGATCGTTTATTATGGCACCGGTCTTGGTGGCAAAACCGCAAACTTGAAGTTTATATACAGTCAGCTGGCGCCTCAGACGCGCGGAGATTTTATCAGTCTTGCTACTGAGACTGAACGAACGCTGTTCTTTGACTATTTTGGATTAGACCTGGGCACCGTTCAAGGTTTCAAAACACGCTTTTCGATGTATACAGTTCCCGGACAGGTTGAATACAACGCCAGCCGCAAGCTTATTTTAAACGGCGCCGACGGAATTATTTTCGTGGCTGACTCTGATATCGTCAGACGTCAGGAAAATATCGATGCTCTAGAAAACATGAAAGAGAATCTTGAAAGCTATGGCTTATCGTTACAGTCAGTTCCCTATGTGTTGCAATACAACAAACGGGATCTCACAAGTGCTATGAGTCTTGAGATGATGGAGAGTGATTTGAATCCAACAGGTAAAGTGGTTTCCTTTGAATCCATTGCTTCTACGGGACCTGGAGTCTTCACTACGCTCAAGCAGATTAGTAAGCAG